A window from Vulcanimicrobium alpinum encodes these proteins:
- a CDS encoding EamA family transporter, producing the protein MAQGTIAARRTGLERVDLRLIAALAAVWILWGSTFAAMHLAVSAIPPFAMASIRFTIAGLVLLAVAAARRKLRVTRADLVRAVVTGATLLLFGNGMTAWTVQFLPTGLNSLLLSLAPVWMALIAFAWGGERPSRPAIAGMLLGFAGLALLLQSKSGGAFALWPAIVALLASISWAFGSIYQRRAAPAASLTVATSLQMIAGGILLGLEAALTGEWRHVGAASFTPESLAGLAWLIVCGSLVAYSAYLYTMQAANAALASTYAYVNPLVAVILGMVLFRERFTPAEAIASAIILAGVALMMVPGRRFSRSASHRCDPASASP; encoded by the coding sequence GTGGCACAGGGAACCATCGCGGCGCGGCGCACGGGACTCGAACGCGTCGACCTGCGGCTGATCGCCGCGCTCGCGGCGGTTTGGATTCTCTGGGGCTCGACGTTCGCAGCGATGCACCTCGCCGTGAGCGCGATCCCACCGTTTGCGATGGCATCGATCCGGTTCACGATCGCGGGTCTCGTCCTGCTCGCCGTCGCCGCTGCGCGCCGCAAACTCCGTGTCACTCGCGCCGATCTCGTGCGTGCCGTCGTCACCGGCGCGACGCTGCTGCTGTTCGGCAACGGGATGACCGCCTGGACGGTGCAATTCTTACCGACCGGGCTCAACTCCCTGCTGCTCTCGCTCGCGCCGGTGTGGATGGCGCTCATCGCGTTCGCGTGGGGCGGCGAGCGTCCGTCGCGTCCCGCGATCGCCGGGATGCTGCTCGGCTTCGCCGGCCTGGCGCTGCTCCTGCAGTCGAAATCGGGCGGGGCGTTCGCGCTCTGGCCGGCGATCGTCGCGCTGCTCGCGAGCATCTCGTGGGCGTTCGGCTCGATCTATCAGCGCCGCGCCGCTCCCGCCGCGAGCCTTACGGTCGCTACCTCGCTGCAGATGATCGCCGGCGGGATCCTGCTCGGCCTCGAGGCGGCGCTGACCGGGGAGTGGCGGCACGTCGGCGCCGCATCGTTCACGCCGGAATCGCTCGCGGGCCTCGCCTGGCTTATCGTCTGCGGGAGCCTCGTCGCATACAGCGCGTACTTGTACACGATGCAGGCGGCAAACGCGGCGCTCGCCTCGACCTACGCGTACGTGAATCCGCTGGTCGCGGTGATCCTCGGCATGGTGCTGTTCCGCGAACGGTTTACCCCGGCGGAGGCGATCGCGAGCGCGATCATCCTCGCCGGCGTCGCGCTGATGATGGTGCCGGGCCGCCGGTTCAGCCGTTCAGCGTCGCATCGATGCGATCCAGCGTCTGCATCGCCGTGA
- the lon gene encoding endopeptidase La has translation MAKAAAAPEILGILPLQDAVLFPNTVIPLAVVKRPGIALVEEALREGKQIGLVALKDKEIEDPGPDDVRRIGTIGTIQKMLKVPDGTLRCIVAGGPVFRVDQFVATEPYLAATFTELPDITNETEQLVAMQRNLGQLFQKLLGYLPQAPREMEMEVNNISDPNLLSYFVASTMRLETADRQAILEERDTAKRLRKLTMLITKELEVVELGHKIQSDIQREMEKNQREFYLRQQLRAIQEELGESDPQQAEANELRKKVDEANMPEDVRKAADRELDRLSKVPTASPEYSVIRTYLDWLTQLPWGISTSDQIEISRAREILDEDHYDLEKIKDRIVEYLAVGKLKNKLTGPILCFVGPPGVGKTSLGQSIAKAMGRKFIRLSVGGVRDEAEIRGHRRTYIGAMPGSIIRALRDAGTNNPVMMIDEIDKVGGDFRGDPQSALLEVLDPEQNNTFRDHYLDLPFDLSRVLFICTANTLDSISGPLRDRMEIINLSGYTELEKLQIAKRYLVPKQKKANGLKDNQAQLADTALKQIIVDYTREAGVRNLEREIGTIFRKVARRIAEDAKYKAKIKPENLVDYLSKPRFYNEVKRRTASVGVATGLAYTPVGGDILFIETTAMPGTGKFTLTGQLGDVMKESATAAISFLRSRSSEIGLSDDWFAKHDLHIHIPAGAVPKDGPSAGVSLATSIASLLTGLKVDPELAMTGEITLTGQVLPIGGVKEKVLGAKRAGIKKVLLPRRNEIDLEDVPKEVRDTMQFVFVDELSEVFATALGKRVIHPVMLGVTESAPQSNVVALRPSAKRSANRATRPVRSGTTRKR, from the coding sequence ATGGCCAAAGCCGCCGCCGCCCCCGAAATTCTCGGTATCCTGCCGCTGCAGGACGCCGTCCTCTTCCCCAACACCGTCATCCCGCTCGCGGTCGTGAAGCGCCCGGGCATCGCGCTCGTCGAAGAAGCGCTGCGCGAAGGCAAGCAGATCGGACTCGTCGCGCTCAAGGACAAGGAGATCGAAGATCCCGGTCCCGACGACGTGCGCCGCATCGGCACGATCGGCACGATCCAGAAGATGCTGAAAGTTCCCGACGGGACGCTGCGCTGCATCGTCGCCGGCGGCCCCGTCTTCCGCGTCGATCAATTCGTCGCGACGGAACCGTATCTGGCGGCGACGTTCACCGAACTCCCGGACATCACCAACGAGACCGAGCAGCTCGTCGCGATGCAGCGCAATCTGGGACAGCTGTTCCAGAAATTGCTCGGCTATCTGCCGCAAGCGCCGCGCGAGATGGAGATGGAAGTCAACAACATCTCCGATCCGAACTTGCTCTCGTACTTCGTCGCGTCGACGATGCGCCTGGAGACGGCCGACCGTCAGGCGATCCTCGAAGAGCGCGATACCGCCAAGCGGCTGCGCAAGCTCACGATGCTCATCACCAAGGAACTCGAAGTGGTGGAGCTCGGGCACAAGATCCAATCGGACATCCAGCGCGAGATGGAGAAGAACCAGCGCGAGTTCTACCTGCGCCAGCAGCTCCGCGCGATTCAGGAAGAGCTCGGCGAATCCGATCCGCAGCAAGCCGAAGCGAACGAACTGCGCAAGAAGGTCGACGAGGCCAACATGCCCGAGGACGTCCGCAAGGCGGCCGACCGCGAGTTGGACCGGCTCTCGAAAGTCCCCACTGCGTCGCCGGAATACTCGGTGATCCGCACCTACCTCGACTGGCTCACCCAGCTCCCGTGGGGGATCTCGACGTCGGATCAGATCGAGATCTCGCGCGCACGCGAGATCCTCGACGAAGACCACTACGACCTCGAGAAGATCAAGGACCGCATCGTCGAGTACCTCGCCGTCGGCAAGCTGAAGAACAAGCTGACGGGACCAATCCTGTGCTTCGTCGGACCGCCGGGCGTCGGGAAGACGTCGCTCGGGCAGTCGATCGCAAAGGCGATGGGCCGCAAGTTCATCCGTCTCTCGGTCGGCGGCGTCCGCGACGAAGCGGAGATCCGCGGCCACCGTCGGACCTACATCGGCGCGATGCCGGGCTCGATCATCCGCGCGCTGCGTGACGCCGGGACCAACAACCCGGTGATGATGATCGACGAGATCGACAAGGTCGGCGGCGACTTCCGCGGCGACCCGCAGTCGGCGCTGCTCGAAGTGCTTGATCCGGAGCAGAACAACACGTTCCGCGACCACTACCTCGACCTGCCGTTCGATCTCTCGCGCGTCCTCTTCATCTGCACCGCGAACACGCTGGACTCGATCAGCGGACCGCTGCGCGACCGCATGGAGATCATCAACCTCTCGGGCTACACCGAGCTGGAGAAACTCCAGATCGCCAAACGGTACCTGGTGCCGAAGCAGAAGAAAGCCAACGGACTCAAGGACAACCAGGCACAGCTCGCCGACACCGCGCTCAAGCAGATCATCGTCGACTACACGCGCGAAGCCGGGGTGCGCAACCTCGAGCGCGAGATCGGGACGATCTTCCGCAAGGTCGCGCGCAGGATCGCCGAGGACGCGAAGTACAAGGCGAAGATCAAGCCCGAGAATCTGGTCGACTACCTCTCGAAGCCGCGATTCTACAACGAAGTGAAGCGACGGACAGCGTCGGTCGGCGTCGCGACGGGGCTGGCGTACACGCCGGTCGGCGGCGACATCCTGTTCATCGAAACGACCGCGATGCCCGGGACGGGAAAATTCACGCTCACCGGTCAGCTCGGCGACGTGATGAAAGAGTCCGCCACCGCCGCGATCTCGTTCCTGCGCTCGCGCTCAAGCGAGATCGGACTCTCCGACGACTGGTTCGCGAAGCACGATCTGCACATCCACATCCCGGCCGGTGCGGTGCCGAAAGACGGACCCTCGGCGGGCGTCTCTCTCGCGACCTCGATCGCGTCGCTGCTCACCGGGCTCAAGGTGGATCCGGAACTCGCGATGACCGGCGAGATCACGCTCACCGGTCAGGTACTCCCGATCGGCGGCGTCAAGGAGAAGGTCCTGGGCGCGAAGCGCGCCGGGATCAAGAAGGTGCTGCTCCCGCGGCGCAACGAGATCGATCTCGAGGACGTCCCGAAGGAAGTCCGCGACACGATGCAGTTCGTGTTCGTCGACGAGCTCAGCGAGGTCTTCGCGACCGCGCTCGGCAAGCGGGTGATCCATCCCGTGATGCTCGGCGTCACCGAAAGCGCCCCGCAGAGCAACGTCGTCGCGTTGCGTCCGAGCGCGAAGCGCTCGGCGAACCGCGCGACGCGTCCGGTCCGCAGCGGCACGACCCGCAAGCGCTAA
- a CDS encoding Hsp20/alpha crystallin family protein, whose protein sequence is MRNHDELREFAQLFAPRGGRSCFEPNTDVLVDERDRAVIVQLELAGADADSLKVTVDGDYLTIAGARAQRDVARDASLLRKEIQYGEFQTIIRLPVAVLADGAVAQYRDGILSIRLPLAQSQEMPIVRTTIRMTVRRTPA, encoded by the coding sequence GTGCGCAACCACGATGAGCTTCGCGAGTTCGCCCAACTGTTCGCGCCGCGCGGCGGGCGCAGTTGCTTCGAACCCAACACCGACGTGCTGGTGGACGAGCGTGACCGCGCGGTCATCGTTCAGCTCGAACTTGCCGGTGCCGACGCCGACTCACTGAAGGTGACGGTCGACGGCGACTACCTTACAATCGCCGGCGCGCGAGCACAGCGCGACGTCGCGCGTGACGCGTCGCTGCTGCGCAAAGAGATCCAGTACGGCGAGTTTCAGACGATCATCCGGCTGCCGGTTGCCGTCCTCGCCGACGGCGCAGTCGCGCAGTACCGCGACGGGATTCTGTCGATTCGCCTCCCGCTTGCACAATCTCAAGAAATGCCGATCGTGCGGACGACGATCCGCATGACGGTCAGAAGGACCCCCGCGTAA
- a CDS encoding Crp/Fnr family transcriptional regulator, which yields MQLLDNDLLGALSAATRSRLADAFERVRLAHRATLYAPGDAVTSVYFPIDAVISVVTVMSDGTQIETVTVGREGLTGAQALLDGSPASGLTWCQVAGDAYRISYTALAELCGVYRTLRVLVERYMSAQIDVMAQSIACNRLHYVNERCARWLLMTHDRVGRDEFPLTHEGLATKLGVRRAGVSIAAAALQQAGAIRYARGKVAIADRAQLEDAACECYGAINDAYHRRRLAAS from the coding sequence CTGCAGCTTCTCGACAACGACCTTCTCGGCGCGCTCTCGGCCGCAACCCGCTCGCGCCTCGCCGACGCCTTCGAACGCGTCCGCCTCGCCCATCGAGCGACCCTGTACGCACCCGGCGACGCCGTCACGTCGGTATATTTCCCGATCGACGCCGTGATCTCGGTCGTCACGGTGATGAGCGACGGAACGCAAATCGAGACGGTGACCGTCGGCCGCGAGGGGCTCACCGGTGCGCAGGCCCTACTCGACGGGTCGCCGGCGTCGGGGCTCACGTGGTGCCAAGTCGCCGGCGATGCCTACCGAATCTCGTACACGGCGCTCGCCGAGCTGTGCGGCGTCTACCGCACGCTGCGGGTGCTCGTCGAACGCTATATGAGCGCGCAAATCGACGTGATGGCCCAGTCGATCGCCTGCAATCGCCTGCATTACGTGAACGAACGCTGCGCGCGCTGGCTGCTGATGACGCACGATCGGGTAGGACGCGACGAGTTTCCGCTGACGCACGAAGGGCTCGCGACGAAGCTCGGCGTCCGGCGCGCGGGCGTCAGCATCGCCGCCGCGGCGCTCCAGCAGGCCGGAGCGATCCGGTACGCCCGCGGGAAGGTCGCGATCGCCGACCGCGCACAACTCGAGGACGCGGCCTGCGAGTGCTACGGCGCGATCAACGACGCGTATCACCGCAGGAGGCTCGCGGCCTCGTAA